From the genome of Rhododendron vialii isolate Sample 1 chromosome 10a, ASM3025357v1:
TTAAATTTTTACCGGAGGAGTAGTAGAGTTTTAACCCATGTTTAGACACCACATGtgattttcatttggtttggcACTGTTAATGACGTGGCGCCGGGGaattggtttggaggaaaaggAGACTTCTCCTCCTCAGGAGAAGATAATTTTATtctcaaaagagaaacctcttAAAAGGAGGCATaaagatataggtaccgacggatATGCAAGGAAATCGTACTGACGGTCGCGCGCGCCAcatgaaaaatagggtgtttagatcaagcatcctacacatatcggatgccgttgattcctgcgttgggcccatcggtttttttttttaatttttggacggctcgaatcggctgTCTAGTGACCGGAGACAACCGCGTGCGGCCGTCGGTATGAAAATGATCAGTGCACATAGCACCACTCTAAAAGGAGTGTCCCCATCCACTTATTATgtagaaaataattttccagTCTCCAAAATAGATAtgtgggttggagatgctacAAAGAGTAAAACCCCAACAAAAACAAGTAAATTTTTTGCTTGGAGATCATCACCAAAGGAGACTGAAAACCCAACAAGAATGCACACCCTTAATTCTTCGTCTAAGCTCTTTTATGAATTAGGCTTGTTCGGTTTAATAAATcatttgatttctttctttttcctatttaaattattttcgtaTTTATTAACTTTtcatcatgacaagagaaatctagaaagcaaaaaattatgatcgaaacttaatattttttaataaaaacaaaaaaattaacttatttttttatttatttaaaaaaataaattttgatcataaattttttaatatttaaattCCTCCCGTTAcaaaagaagcaataatcctcaaaaactTTCATGGCGTCTCCTTTACTTTCCCCCAACCAATGCTCCAAGTTGACTAGTACTGGGAAGTCGGGAAGCATTTTCCTATCCATCCCCTGCGTCTATAAAGCAGACCCCCCCTCAAAACAGAGTATTGCACAAGCTAAgaaaatcaaacacaaaaatggtgaaCCCTCTGCCTTTCATGGGCCACCAGGGGCAGGGGTCTCCAGGCCATGAAGGGATGAGCCAAATGGGTCTGGGCATGGCAATCGCGGCCTCCATGGTGGTCCTAACCATGTTCCAGCAATTCCTCTTCAGCCACTTCGGCGGCTACCTCGAACGGTGCCTCCGGAAACTGGTCAGCTCCATGGACCCTTACGTCCAGATCAGGTTCACCGAGGATTCGACGGACGGCGGGGGCCCCAAGAACTACGAGGCCTACGCCGCCATCGAGACCTACCTGAGTTCCAAATGCTCGGCCCAGGCGCCGCGGCTGAAGGCCAACTCGGTCAGAGATATCAACGCTCCCGTGCTGTGCGTCGACGACGGCGAGGGGGTTTCCGATGAGTTTAACGGGGTTACGGTCTGGTGGCATCTGGGGAGGGAGAAAGACCAGGGTGATATTTACCGCGGCTCGAGGCGGAACAGGTACTCTACTAAGctgaggattttttttattttatcggaTGTACATGCCCTGCGGGCGTACGTACTAAGCTGAGTTTGATTCAGATGCAAATGGGTTCGGAGCGGTTCGTTAGATTTATCGTGCATTATGTGGGGCTTACGTGTAGACGGTCCGAACCCAGGTGCATTATGTGGAGTATTTGACATTATGATGGTTTTGGCTAACAAGAAAAACATGttttcagattaaaaaaaagaaagaaagatactCCACTGATTTAATATCCTGTTTTAAGTAATCAAACTAGCCACTGATTTAGAAACAGGTACTATGCCCTTACCTTTCGGAAAAAGAACCGGGAAATTGTGGTCGGGGAATACGTGAGGCATGTGATGGAAGAAGGTAAGGCGGTGGCGGCAAGCCATCGGCAGCTGAAGCTTTACTCTAACAGTTCCAGCGAGCACGGAGCCTATTGGAATTACATAATGGATTTTGATCATCCGGCCAAATTCGAGACTCTGGCtatggagaaggagaagaaggaagaaatTATTGACGATTTGATCAGGTTTTCTACGGGGAGAGAGTACTATAAGAGGATCGGAAAGCCATGGAAGAGAGGGTATTGTTTTAATTGAcatttcaaagtttgatttccatgaaaatattttgattttttttttcccaataggTACCTGCTTTACGGCCCTCCAGGCACTGGTAAATCCACCATGATCGCGGCAATGGCGAATTTACTGAGCTACGATGTTTACGACCTCGAATTAACAGCAGTTCTGAGCAACGCCGCTTTGAAACGCCTCTTAAACCGGATCCCTTGCAATTCTATCCTCGTGATCGAAGACATTGATTGCTCGAGCAAAATCACTAACCAGAGGGAGATGACTAATCAGGACGAAGAAAAAACAGTCAAGATACTGGAAAAGGTGACGCTATCCGGATTGTTAAATTGCATCGACGGGCTTTTCTCGGCGAACGACGGAGGGAGGCTGATGGTTTTCACGACGAACAACGTGGAGGCGCTTGATTCGGCGCTGGTTCGTAGGGGGAGAATGGACAAGCACATCCAGATGACCTACTGCGGATTCGAGGCGTTCAGGATTCTGGCGAAGAACTATTTGAGGATTGAGGAGCACGAGTTGTTTGGGAGGATTGAAGAGTTGTTGAAGGAGAGCAGCGTTACCCCGGCGGACGTGGCGGAGACGCTGATCGAGAGGAGGGGGAAAGCTGAAGATTGCGGCAGGGAGTACTACTTGAACAAATTGATCCGAGTGCTGGAGGAGAACTGCGAAACGAAGAAATCGATCAACCGAGAAATGTTGGAGAAGAAAGGGAAAGGGGAGTTGGAAAATGGGGAATGCAAGTGAACTGGGTTCTGTTTGGAATTTGAGTTGGTGggaatatttgttaggttaCTAATTAGTCCTTGTAGTTAAAGGTCTGGTTTCAATGACTGGGAAGAGGGGAAGCTTTCCCAGCTGTTTCTGCTTTTGTAGGGGGTGTCAAGGACTGTTTCGCTGTGCTCATGAAGCGGTGTTTTGGGAACAAatttggtgaaatcttttgtaAGGAGGTTTCACCTCGAGTTTGGTCGCGTGCGCGGACTTGGTAGTCTCCGGTATCGTAGCGTTATGTAATCGTTTAACTTCGGGTTTCGGTTGTTTGAGGTTATTAGAGCAAGAGTTCAAGGTTGTGCGTAACCTTGATAAAAGTCACTCTTGTTGAAGGTGGTTAATTTTGTACTCGGCTATTTTGTATGAATGAAGTTTTTCTTATAGTAGACATCTATTCGTAACATATGATTGCGTTTAAAATTTCATTGTGCacttaactatattttttcaatatctcttcttttctctccgAAATTCAAATAAggggaggaaatttttttaaactttcctttcttttcatttcttttccataatttcaaaataaacCATAAAATTAGTGTATGCCAAGTCAATGCACAACTTAAAAGAGTAACTAAAAAGTCAAAGaagcaaaaaatgtattgatgGGCATGAGTTCAATTTTatgaggccccgttccagaaacctttttaaaaaataaacagtttattttacattttcaaactcaaaaataatgtaaatgaaaaataatttttcaaatttttttacattgtataaaagatctagatgagatctttcaaataagatccatattgtatatttttaaatttcaataatcccataatttttgagcttgaaattaccttattaaaaaataaaaaaaaattttgcgtTGCGGAACGGACTATGAGAGAGAACAATCATGTGTAAAGGGTAATGCAGCGTAATTTTTGCAAAACATTTGGGCAAGAACATTGGAGATTAATATACCTGGGGCAAGTTTCTCAAATTCCCAAAAGAGAACTGCTATTGGTACTGACGCTCGGTGCaagaaaatcgtaccgacggccacgtcGGGCCGTCTCCTGTCACCAGACGACCGATCcatgtatatacaaaaaaataagatatttggattgagcacctacgcacatcgaatgccgttgattctcgcgtcgGCCTtctcagtcttttttttttagaatttttggacggctcggatcggccgtccggtggccgaagacggcccgACGCAGCCGTCGGTATGATTTTCCTGCACCGGGCATCAGTCCTCATGTCATTTTCGTTCCCAAAAATATCTGGGCTTTGTTCGGTTCAccgttttgttttcaattattacctatttctttctccaatcattaccctattttttcaattattacttttatctctctccaatcattacccctatcttcaatcattactctatttctctctccacctactaccaaaactaaactaaactaaactaaactaaactcccaaccaaataCTACCCACGCTTGTCAAATCCAATGGGTAATTGCAACAAGAATACCTGAGGCAATTTTCTCAGATTCCCAAAAAATATTACACTTGTCCAAATCGATAATTGCCATGTCAGTGGGGTCAAATGACCCCACTTGACCCTATATACCTCAGCGACATGTGAGACACTATTTAATGAAAGTTTTGTCCTAATGAGTAGGAGGAGTATGGTTATTTGCAATTGGAGTACGAAAAGAACTTAGTTGATACAGGTTGAATACTTTAGGAAACTAATAAATCAAATCTGATTGAAACCTTTAGGAATACATTGAAACTTGAGTACTTTGCCTTTTTTCGATTACTAAAGTCAAGCTTAGCCTTCTTTTAATTGGTAAGCCAGTAGTCATCAAAGTGTAAATACTAGGTTGGACTCATCATTTTGTGTAAGCAAGTGTGTAAGAAAGTCTTGCCCTGATGATCATAATTTTGTTTGTAAAGGAAGCTATGATGgtaaatggtctccaaattAAACGGACTGAGTTGCTCACGAGCAGTTCGTGGCTCGCCTCGACTCGACTCATTAGAGTTtgaattttaggctcgtttactaaacgagacGAGCCGAGTTTAACACTTAAAAGCATGGTTAGGCTCGTTACATAAGCTTGGCTTatttaaagaggctcgttaagTAATTTAGtcaggctcggctcgttaatgGCTCGATTTGTTTACAAACAAGCCAAGCCCAAGCTCGAGTTTGCCGAACTCAAACACTGCAAAAGTTTGGCcttgctcggctcgtttgcacccgACAGGGTACCGACCAATTACGGGGCTCACTTCAGGGTCCCACGCAAATTATCCAAATCGTTGGTCAGTACCTCGTCGGTTTACTCTCCGGCGATCCTCGTAGTGTATTCGTAGACCACTGGTTCGTGACTTGGGATTGAACGGAATTGGATCGTGACGTTGGACTCTATCACGGGAAAGTTTCAGTTAACAACGGAGAAATAAGCAAAGGAAAAAGGTCAAGAACGCAATTAAAAAATGGTACTGCCTAGAAGACCAAATAGACAATTGACCAACCTAATAAAGGTTGGGAAATTGTTAGGAAACATGAAATCTAAACATGAAAATGTGCACTGTGAAACAGAGCCCTTCATTTTTATTTCATGGCCCTATCAAGCCTCTAAAGGTTGTGCTGGGGTTTGTCTCAGCATCATAATGGGTGATTCAAACCTAGTCTTCTAAGAAATTACGTGCaattttttaagcttgaaaataaggTACTTACCAAAGATAATTTGTtgtgcaatatagatcttgtttgatagatctcgatgaaatcttttgaacggtgcaaaaaaatcggaaaattatatttgtaaatattatttttaagtttgaaaattacgCGTAATTTCGTAGGGAACcaactttatgggacggagggagtaataagtTCTTGAAAACAGGAAATGACGTAAGGGGTGATTCataggagtaattatttaggCTGGAAAAGATGTTTTTAAGTGATCATGGGGCGATGTCAATCATTT
Proteins encoded in this window:
- the LOC131304744 gene encoding AAA-ATPase At3g28580-like isoform X2, producing MVNPLPFMGHQGQGSPGHEGMSQMGLGMAIAASMVVLTMFQQFLFSHFGGYLERCLRKLVSSMDPYVQIRFTEDSTDGGGPKNYEAYAAIETYLSSKCSAQAPRLKANSVRDINAPVLCVDDGEGVSDEFNGVTVWWHLGREKDQGDIYRGSRRNRYYALTFRKKNREIVVGEYVRHVMEEGKAVAASHRQLKLYSNSSSEHGAYWNYIMDFDHPAKFETLAMEKEKKEEIIDDLIRFSTGREYYKRIGKPWKRGYLLYGPPGTGKSTMIAAMANLLSYDVYDLELTAVLSNAALKRLLNRIPCNSILVIEDIDCSSKITNQREMTNQDEEKTVKILEKVTLSGLLNCIDGLFSANDGGRLMVFTTNNVEALDSALVRRGRMDKHIQMTYCGFEAFRILAKNYLRIEEHELFGRIEELLKESSVTPADVAETLIERRGKAEDCGREYYLNKLIRVLEENCETKKSINREMLEKKGKGELENGECK
- the LOC131304744 gene encoding AAA-ATPase At3g28580-like isoform X1, giving the protein MVNPLPFMGHQGQGSPGHEGMSQMGLGMAIAASMVVLTMFQQFLFSHFGGYLERCLRKLVSSMDPYVQIRFTEDSTDGGGPKNYEAYAAIETYLSSKCSAQAPRLKANSVRDINAPVLCVDDGEGVSDEFNGVTVWWHLGREKDQGDIYRGSRRNRNRYYALTFRKKNREIVVGEYVRHVMEEGKAVAASHRQLKLYSNSSSEHGAYWNYIMDFDHPAKFETLAMEKEKKEEIIDDLIRFSTGREYYKRIGKPWKRGYLLYGPPGTGKSTMIAAMANLLSYDVYDLELTAVLSNAALKRLLNRIPCNSILVIEDIDCSSKITNQREMTNQDEEKTVKILEKVTLSGLLNCIDGLFSANDGGRLMVFTTNNVEALDSALVRRGRMDKHIQMTYCGFEAFRILAKNYLRIEEHELFGRIEELLKESSVTPADVAETLIERRGKAEDCGREYYLNKLIRVLEENCETKKSINREMLEKKGKGELENGECK